Proteins co-encoded in one Dreissena polymorpha isolate Duluth1 chromosome 12, UMN_Dpol_1.0, whole genome shotgun sequence genomic window:
- the LOC127853385 gene encoding putative mediator of RNA polymerase II transcription subunit 26 isoform X4 — MLSGAYSSQYKVIERQHVDTIKTLAENEKSDAIARARKLSFQTNKRRRALAIKRKTEAEREEKRRQQILAKRREKQQEATEKFQRSHVTSRPNSGTSNTSNISNAIRWSPRRSTFQLEDALKAVRGSPGGSRTGSAKVHTPHNASPQHRSPTYYRQNSDPLSKPYFNKYAHPSINGQSPHLNGALDHSEELHNKSLRNYNNSRTLFEQQLETYQQTLIEQQQKSLREFNQQVMQELETNGNGVGEELRRSESLSSVDSLEEETGSNDTLRDSCELDTFLPEKQSNGVHSLSGNIVNGHHDTKTVSFANTDKDSVRVVGSVNNNPHFAANSQTPQNIDSYNAQIQALLTPKTDQQKQQFFAQRQKEIQQQLLEQEQRKQLEQQQKNLQEQQRKQQLLLQQQFEKHQQEQQEQVRLLEQQHLQQQQQQQQQSKMPTQVPEEEGQRPKAQLKAWATPSPHPPATPSSTSTPGPTLVTHASPYSGKNTHTNMTVPLYDRTVSLEDRTPGSNGSKVVMSGVTSGLSLNNTYNNNTSVVNSNRAGETVQPLVTKFSGAQDNSLSFLETVTNGLMKDSPKVTYTNDVSTNSSSSKVPPSPSSATLISTNQTTRPSSNSSNATVANSNNTSKPVSVATVITKPPPNPAYYGNSYGAAYAAKQQQQQQQQQQQQQHNPNNSVQSKFEAEAVSKATSTMRADVTMATNLKLVPGVIQWGASTGAGGQNMMTPNAALNGDDIADTDSVSTICDDRDTEPKEVKSILKPLPSKKGGILKKSGSTGDMKDIRDSLEITRVHLQTSAEEKEQRMLREKERKKNLAPSPSKKNVRFADMTYDDEPEHIESDEKLFVQRDDSGIDKPPRPVSAVTPKINGSKTDGKPPRATSSNQRTSTIPRPPKMQIVKPQAAAHIITQGTQNGDPLAGNEKFTVVNSNFIEKVPAMARANQTALTVVPVSVYTSSTNYARPEVQQKVNYAVSSVVMPRSESAPFLYNGGYKTGPAQGSMPQGSVNGPVQATTNSKYEDAVYDDNGLRIDRTPTDDEINFLWDKLRTCLHSRNSSATPEKGPTSEGQHVGPRQAAPVAHTYIDGNALGQFNSLTRVAANQPGGGPMIRRQNSLDSASNSYTRRYGLLQQRKQQPNPNSLKSRQMQQGYTVFQAPVQSQNEPQSTNVVLQNGTDVTESMAGFLTAEQLSEQSVSESRIQQAIDEAQARQQAFNAARPSPKVKSALSIEEQRLLQSLDRLNEQLQVTEGTIPADGSPALAPNFNHQQQQQHLHHQQQQQRNVAHVSGFKGHAPLSAQRRVIETGNHKAKLRITSAALKRNIHRQQ; from the exons ATGTTGAGTGGTGCTTATTC TTCACAATATAAGGTCATTGAAAGACAACATGTGGATACAATCAAGACGCTGGCAGAAAACGAGAAATCTGATGCGATAGCTAGAGCCAGAAAGCTGTCGTTTCAAACCAATAAAAGGAGAAG GGCCCTTGCAATCAAGAGGAAGACAGAGGCCGAGCGTGAGGAGAAGAGACGTCAGCAGATCCTCGCCAAGCGACGCGAGAAACAGCAGGAAGCAACAGAGAAGTTCCAGAGATCCCATGTGACCAGTCGCCCCAACAGTGGAACCAGCAATACTAGCAACATCAGCAATG CGATCCGATGGTCACCACGGCGATCCACATTCCAGCTGGAGGATGCTCTCAAGGCTGTCCGGGGCAGCCCAGGAGGGTCCCGCACAGGCTCTGCCAAGGTCCACACGCCCCACAATGCCAGTCCACAGCATCGGTCTCCCACTTACTACCGCCAGAACTCTGACCCGCTGAGCAAGCCATACTTCAACAAGTACGCTCACCCGTCCATCAATGGTCAGAGCCCCCATTTGAACGGAGCGTTGGACCACTCAGAGGAGTTGCATAATAAAAGCTTGCGTAACTATAATAACAGTAGGACTCTCTTTGAACAGCAGTTAGAGACTTATCAGCAGACATTGATAGAGCAGCAGCAGAAGTCACTGCGGGAGTTTAATCAGCAGGTAATGCAAGAACTGGAGACCAATGGGAATGGAGTGGGTGAGGAATTGAGACGCAGTGAGAGCCTGTCGTCTGTCGATAGTCTTGAGGAGGAGACAGGGTCTAATGATACGCTACGAGACAGTTGTGAGCTAGACACATTCTTGCCTGAGAAACAGAGTAATGGTGTTCACTCACTAAGTGGAAATATTGTAAACGGGCATCATGACACGAAAACAGTGTCGTTTGCAAATACTGATAAAGATTCTGTGAGAGTAGTAGGTTCTGTTAATAATAATCCACATTTTGCTGCAAACTCACAAACTCCTCAGAATATTGATTCATACAATGCACAAATCCAGGCTTTATTGACGCCAAAGACTGATCAGCAGAAACAGCAGTTTTTTGCACAGCGGCAAAAGGAAATTCAACAGCAGTTACTGGAGCAGGAGCAGAGAAAACAGCTGGAGCAACAGCAAAAGAACTTGCAAGAACAGCAGCGTAAGCAACAGTTGCTTCTTCAGCAACAGTTTGAGAAGCATCAGCAAGAACAGCAGGAACAGGTGAGACTTCTTGAGCAGCAGCATctgcaacaacagcagcagcaacaacagcagagCAAAATGCCCACACAGGTACCAGAGGAGGAGGGTCAAAGACCCAAAGCCCAGCTGAAAGCCTGGGCCACTCCCTCACCCCACCCCCCTGCCACGCCCAGCTCTACTAGCACCCCTGGCCCAACCCTGGTGACTCATGCCAGCCCATATTCTGGGAAGAACACCCACACAAACATGACCGTGCCACTGTACGATAGGACAGTAAGTTTAGAGGACAGGACCCCTGGGAGCAATGGGTCAAAAGTGGTGATGTCTGGTGTAACAAGTGGTCTTTCATTGAACAACACTTACAATAACAATACTTCTGTGGTTAATAGCAATAGAGCGGGTGAAACTGTTCAGCCTTTAGTAACAAAGTTTTCCGGTGCTCAAGACAACAGTCTGTCCTTTCTTGAGACAGTGACAAACGGTCTGATGAAGGATTCCCCCAAGGTAACCTACACAAACGATGTTTCAACCAATTCAAGTTCCAGCAAAGTTCCACCTAGTCCAAGTTCAGCCACTCTTATTTCAACAAATCAGACAACAAGGCCAAGTTCAAATTCATCAAATGCCACTGTGGCAAATTCAAACAATACATCAAAACCTGTGTCTGTGGCAACAGTCATAACTAAACCTCCACCAAATCCAGCTTACTATGGAAATTCATATGGTGCTGCATATGCTGCtaagcagcaacaacaacagcaacaacaacaacagcaacaacaacataatcCCAACAACAGTGTTCAATCAAAATTTGAAGCCGAAGCGGTATCCAAGGCTACCAGCACTATGAGAGCTGATGTAACTATGGCAACCAATTTGAAGCTGGTCCCGGGGGTGATACAATGGGGGGCAAGCACTGGAGCCGGGGGTCAGAACATGATGACCCCTAACGCAGCCCTGAACGGGGATGACATAGCAGACACAGACTCTGTCAGCACTATATGTGACGACAGGGATACAGAACCTAAAG AGGTGAAGAGCATCTTGAAGCCGTTGCCCAGCAAGAAGGGAGGCATACTCAAAAAGTCTGGTTCAACTGGGGACATGAAGGACATACGAGACAGTCTCGAGATCACGCGGGTACATCTTCAGACCAGCGCAGAAGAAAAAGAACAGCGG ATGTTAAGAGAAAAAGAACGAAAAAAAAATCTAGCTCCATCG CCATCTAAGAAGAACGTAAGGTTTGCAGACATGACTTATGATGATGAGCCAGAACACATAGAGTCAGATGAGAAATTGTTTGTTCAGCGAGACG aCAGTGGTATTGATAAGCCACCTCGGCCAGTTTCCGCAGTAACACCGAAAATTAATGGCTCCAAGACGGATGGCAAACCTCCTCGCGCCACAAGTTCCAACCAGCGCACAAGCACAATACCCCGACCCCCAAAGATGCAAATTGTGAAACCCCAGGCTGCGGCACACATTATCACCCAGGGGACACAAAACGGTGACCCTTTAGCTGGAAATGAGAAATTCACGGTTGTCAATAGCAATTTTATAGAAAAGGTGCCAGCTATGGCACGAGCTAATCAGACTGCTTTGACCGTGGTACCAGTAAGTGTTTACACCTCATCAACGAACTATGCCCGCCCAGAGGTCCAGCAAAAAGTGAACTACGCTGTGTCAAGTGTTGTCATGCCTAGAAGTGAAAGTGCCCCGTTTCTGTACAATGGAGGTTACAAAACGGGGCCGGCTCAGGGCTCTATGCCTCAGGGGAGTGTCAATGGGCCTGTACAGGCGACAACTAATTCCAAATATGAAGATGCTGTGTATGATGACAATGGTTTGAGGATTGATAGAACACCAACAGACGATGAGATCAACTTTCTGTGGGATAAGTTACGGACTTGTCTTCACAGCAGAAATTCTTCTGCAACCCCCGAGAAGGGACCAACCTCAGAAGGTCAACACGTTGGCCCAAGGCAGGCCGCCCCAGTCGCTCACACTTACATAGACGGGAATGCTTTAGGCCAGTTTAACAGCTTGACTCGTGTGGCAGCCAACCAGCCGGGTGGGGGTCCTATGATACGCAGGCAGAATTCCCTGGACAGCGCAAGCAATTCTTACACTCGACGCTACGGTTTGCTGCAGCAGCGCAAACAGCAGCCAAATCCCAACAGTTTGAAGTCACGTCAGATGCAGCAGGGGTATACGGTGTTTCAGGCCCCTGTTCAGAGCCAGAATGAACCTCAGTCTACAAATGTTGTCTTACAAAATGGCACGGATG TGACAGAGAGTATGGCAGGATTTCTGACGGCTGAACAGTTGTCTGAGCAGTCAGTGTCCGAGAGTCGCATACAGCAGGCAATAGACGAGGCTCAAGCCAGGCAGCAGGCATTCAACGCAGCGAGACCCTCACCTAAAG TGAAGTCTGCATTGTCTATAGAGGAGCAACGCCTTTTACAGTCCCTAGATCGGCTGAATGAACAACTGCAAG TAACTGAGGGTACTATACCAGCTGATGGGTCTCCAGCCCTTGCACCCAATTTTAAtcatcaacaacagcaacaacatcttcatcatcagcaACAACAGCAACGGAATGTTGCTCAT GTCAGTGGGTTCAAAGGTCATGCGCCACTGAGTGCCCAGCGCAGAGTCATCGAGACAGGAAATCATAAAGCAAAACTCCGTATAACATCCGCAGCGTTGAAACGTAACATCCACAGACAGCAGTAG
- the LOC127853385 gene encoding apoptotic chromatin condensation inducer in the nucleus-like isoform X3 yields the protein MLSGAYSSQYKVIERQHVDTIKTLAENEKSDAIARARKLSFQTNKRRRALAIKRKTEAEREEKRRQQILAKRREKQQEATEKFQRSHVTSRPNSGTSNTSNISNAIRWSPRRSTFQLEDALKAVRGSPGGSRTGSAKVHTPHNASPQHRSPTYYRQNSDPLSKPYFNKYAHPSINGQSPHLNGALDHSEELHNKSLRNYNNSRTLFEQQLETYQQTLIEQQQKSLREFNQQVMQELETNGNGVGEELRRSESLSSVDSLEEETGSNDTLRDSCELDTFLPEKQSNGVHSLSGNIVNGHHDTKTVSFANTDKDSVRVVGSVNNNPHFAANSQTPQNIDSYNAQIQALLTPKTDQQKQQFFAQRQKEIQQQLLEQEQRKQLEQQQKNLQEQQRKQQLLLQQQFEKHQQEQQEQVRLLEQQHLQQQQQQQQQSKMPTQVPEEEGQRPKAQLKAWATPSPHPPATPSSTSTPGPTLVTHASPYSGKNTHTNMTVPLYDRTVSLEDRTPGSNGSKVVMSGVTSGLSLNNTYNNNTSVVNSNRAGETVQPLVTKFSGAQDNSLSFLETVTNGLMKDSPKVTYTNDVSTNSSSSKVPPSPSSATLISTNQTTRPSSNSSNATVANSNNTSKPVSVATVITKPPPNPAYYGNSYGAAYAAKQQQQQQQQQQQQQHNPNNSVQSKFEAEAVSKATSTMRADVTMATNLKLVPGVIQWGASTGAGGQNMMTPNAALNGDDIADTDSVSTICDDRDTEPKEVKSILKPLPSKKGGILKKSGSTGDMKDIRDSLEITRVHLQTSAEEKEQRPSKKNVRFADMTYDDEPEHIESDEKLFVQRDDSGIDKPPRPVSAVTPKINGSKTDGKPPRATSSNQRTSTIPRPPKMQIVKPQAAAHIITQGTQNGDPLAGNEKFTVVNSNFIEKVPAMARANQTALTVVPVSVYTSSTNYARPEVQQKVNYAVSSVVMPRSESAPFLYNGGYKTGPAQGSMPQGSVNGPVQATTNSKYEDAVYDDNGLRIDRTPTDDEINFLWDKLRTCLHSRNSSATPEKGPTSEGQHVGPRQAAPVAHTYIDGNALGQFNSLTRVAANQPGGGPMIRRQNSLDSASNSYTRRYGLLQQRKQQPNPNSLKSRQMQQGYTVFQAPVQSQNEPQSTNVVLQNGTDVTESMAGFLTAEQLSEQSVSESRIQQAIDEAQARQQAFNAARPSPKVKSALSIEEQRLLQSLDRLNEQLQVTEGTIPADGSPALAPNFNHQQQQQHLHHQQQQQRNVAHPMENETAVANAVANEETVSGFKGHAPLSAQRRVIETGNHKAKLRITSAALKRNIHRQQ from the exons ATGTTGAGTGGTGCTTATTC TTCACAATATAAGGTCATTGAAAGACAACATGTGGATACAATCAAGACGCTGGCAGAAAACGAGAAATCTGATGCGATAGCTAGAGCCAGAAAGCTGTCGTTTCAAACCAATAAAAGGAGAAG GGCCCTTGCAATCAAGAGGAAGACAGAGGCCGAGCGTGAGGAGAAGAGACGTCAGCAGATCCTCGCCAAGCGACGCGAGAAACAGCAGGAAGCAACAGAGAAGTTCCAGAGATCCCATGTGACCAGTCGCCCCAACAGTGGAACCAGCAATACTAGCAACATCAGCAATG CGATCCGATGGTCACCACGGCGATCCACATTCCAGCTGGAGGATGCTCTCAAGGCTGTCCGGGGCAGCCCAGGAGGGTCCCGCACAGGCTCTGCCAAGGTCCACACGCCCCACAATGCCAGTCCACAGCATCGGTCTCCCACTTACTACCGCCAGAACTCTGACCCGCTGAGCAAGCCATACTTCAACAAGTACGCTCACCCGTCCATCAATGGTCAGAGCCCCCATTTGAACGGAGCGTTGGACCACTCAGAGGAGTTGCATAATAAAAGCTTGCGTAACTATAATAACAGTAGGACTCTCTTTGAACAGCAGTTAGAGACTTATCAGCAGACATTGATAGAGCAGCAGCAGAAGTCACTGCGGGAGTTTAATCAGCAGGTAATGCAAGAACTGGAGACCAATGGGAATGGAGTGGGTGAGGAATTGAGACGCAGTGAGAGCCTGTCGTCTGTCGATAGTCTTGAGGAGGAGACAGGGTCTAATGATACGCTACGAGACAGTTGTGAGCTAGACACATTCTTGCCTGAGAAACAGAGTAATGGTGTTCACTCACTAAGTGGAAATATTGTAAACGGGCATCATGACACGAAAACAGTGTCGTTTGCAAATACTGATAAAGATTCTGTGAGAGTAGTAGGTTCTGTTAATAATAATCCACATTTTGCTGCAAACTCACAAACTCCTCAGAATATTGATTCATACAATGCACAAATCCAGGCTTTATTGACGCCAAAGACTGATCAGCAGAAACAGCAGTTTTTTGCACAGCGGCAAAAGGAAATTCAACAGCAGTTACTGGAGCAGGAGCAGAGAAAACAGCTGGAGCAACAGCAAAAGAACTTGCAAGAACAGCAGCGTAAGCAACAGTTGCTTCTTCAGCAACAGTTTGAGAAGCATCAGCAAGAACAGCAGGAACAGGTGAGACTTCTTGAGCAGCAGCATctgcaacaacagcagcagcaacaacagcagagCAAAATGCCCACACAGGTACCAGAGGAGGAGGGTCAAAGACCCAAAGCCCAGCTGAAAGCCTGGGCCACTCCCTCACCCCACCCCCCTGCCACGCCCAGCTCTACTAGCACCCCTGGCCCAACCCTGGTGACTCATGCCAGCCCATATTCTGGGAAGAACACCCACACAAACATGACCGTGCCACTGTACGATAGGACAGTAAGTTTAGAGGACAGGACCCCTGGGAGCAATGGGTCAAAAGTGGTGATGTCTGGTGTAACAAGTGGTCTTTCATTGAACAACACTTACAATAACAATACTTCTGTGGTTAATAGCAATAGAGCGGGTGAAACTGTTCAGCCTTTAGTAACAAAGTTTTCCGGTGCTCAAGACAACAGTCTGTCCTTTCTTGAGACAGTGACAAACGGTCTGATGAAGGATTCCCCCAAGGTAACCTACACAAACGATGTTTCAACCAATTCAAGTTCCAGCAAAGTTCCACCTAGTCCAAGTTCAGCCACTCTTATTTCAACAAATCAGACAACAAGGCCAAGTTCAAATTCATCAAATGCCACTGTGGCAAATTCAAACAATACATCAAAACCTGTGTCTGTGGCAACAGTCATAACTAAACCTCCACCAAATCCAGCTTACTATGGAAATTCATATGGTGCTGCATATGCTGCtaagcagcaacaacaacagcaacaacaacaacagcaacaacaacataatcCCAACAACAGTGTTCAATCAAAATTTGAAGCCGAAGCGGTATCCAAGGCTACCAGCACTATGAGAGCTGATGTAACTATGGCAACCAATTTGAAGCTGGTCCCGGGGGTGATACAATGGGGGGCAAGCACTGGAGCCGGGGGTCAGAACATGATGACCCCTAACGCAGCCCTGAACGGGGATGACATAGCAGACACAGACTCTGTCAGCACTATATGTGACGACAGGGATACAGAACCTAAAG AGGTGAAGAGCATCTTGAAGCCGTTGCCCAGCAAGAAGGGAGGCATACTCAAAAAGTCTGGTTCAACTGGGGACATGAAGGACATACGAGACAGTCTCGAGATCACGCGGGTACATCTTCAGACCAGCGCAGAAGAAAAAGAACAGCGG CCATCTAAGAAGAACGTAAGGTTTGCAGACATGACTTATGATGATGAGCCAGAACACATAGAGTCAGATGAGAAATTGTTTGTTCAGCGAGACG aCAGTGGTATTGATAAGCCACCTCGGCCAGTTTCCGCAGTAACACCGAAAATTAATGGCTCCAAGACGGATGGCAAACCTCCTCGCGCCACAAGTTCCAACCAGCGCACAAGCACAATACCCCGACCCCCAAAGATGCAAATTGTGAAACCCCAGGCTGCGGCACACATTATCACCCAGGGGACACAAAACGGTGACCCTTTAGCTGGAAATGAGAAATTCACGGTTGTCAATAGCAATTTTATAGAAAAGGTGCCAGCTATGGCACGAGCTAATCAGACTGCTTTGACCGTGGTACCAGTAAGTGTTTACACCTCATCAACGAACTATGCCCGCCCAGAGGTCCAGCAAAAAGTGAACTACGCTGTGTCAAGTGTTGTCATGCCTAGAAGTGAAAGTGCCCCGTTTCTGTACAATGGAGGTTACAAAACGGGGCCGGCTCAGGGCTCTATGCCTCAGGGGAGTGTCAATGGGCCTGTACAGGCGACAACTAATTCCAAATATGAAGATGCTGTGTATGATGACAATGGTTTGAGGATTGATAGAACACCAACAGACGATGAGATCAACTTTCTGTGGGATAAGTTACGGACTTGTCTTCACAGCAGAAATTCTTCTGCAACCCCCGAGAAGGGACCAACCTCAGAAGGTCAACACGTTGGCCCAAGGCAGGCCGCCCCAGTCGCTCACACTTACATAGACGGGAATGCTTTAGGCCAGTTTAACAGCTTGACTCGTGTGGCAGCCAACCAGCCGGGTGGGGGTCCTATGATACGCAGGCAGAATTCCCTGGACAGCGCAAGCAATTCTTACACTCGACGCTACGGTTTGCTGCAGCAGCGCAAACAGCAGCCAAATCCCAACAGTTTGAAGTCACGTCAGATGCAGCAGGGGTATACGGTGTTTCAGGCCCCTGTTCAGAGCCAGAATGAACCTCAGTCTACAAATGTTGTCTTACAAAATGGCACGGATG TGACAGAGAGTATGGCAGGATTTCTGACGGCTGAACAGTTGTCTGAGCAGTCAGTGTCCGAGAGTCGCATACAGCAGGCAATAGACGAGGCTCAAGCCAGGCAGCAGGCATTCAACGCAGCGAGACCCTCACCTAAAG TGAAGTCTGCATTGTCTATAGAGGAGCAACGCCTTTTACAGTCCCTAGATCGGCTGAATGAACAACTGCAAG TAACTGAGGGTACTATACCAGCTGATGGGTCTCCAGCCCTTGCACCCAATTTTAAtcatcaacaacagcaacaacatcttcatcatcagcaACAACAGCAACGGAATGTTGCTCAT CCTATGGAGAATGAAACTGCAGTAGCCAATGCAGTAGCCAATGAAGAAACA GTCAGTGGGTTCAAAGGTCATGCGCCACTGAGTGCCCAGCGCAGAGTCATCGAGACAGGAAATCATAAAGCAAAACTCCGTATAACATCCGCAGCGTTGAAACGTAACATCCACAGACAGCAGTAG